The sequence TGCGTGATACTTATATAGCATTAAATTAGGGCGTTTTGGAAGGAATATTAGCATGTGAGAGGCAcatgcttcattttttaaggGATTATAACTACTGATTTTggcaaaagagagaaaaaaaaaaagttacaaatttAGGGTTCCACTATTTTGTGTTCTTCCAAATTCACTGGAACTAGGCTTTTCAggttaaaaatatgatttcaaCAAGTGATTTAACTGCAAGAAAATCTTGATCATGTGTtttgtgtttaaaaaatatgagatgtgagatttgaaaaagaaaaagaaaaaaagctcATATTAGggtgtttctttttttctagaGAATTGGGAAGAggaaattttggaaaaatggATTGCAGTTTTAGGGAGTTTGTTGCCTTAAAGTGATGTATGTCTTTCTCACGCATCAAACGTCCACTTAACAATCACTTGACTAACAggaggaagaaaaacaagaaaaaatataaattattgtcctTGAATTAAGATTTCATAATCGTTGGGATAAAAGATGAACAAAGCCTAAATTATGAGAGAagaaatgagatttttttcttgtggaaTGGATATAAGCATACGTTGTGTTTAATTGTTGGTTTGAGGTGGGTAGCGAAAAAACAGGGTTTTCCGGCATGATAAGGGTGCTAGTTGAGATGATATGTAAGAGTGAGAGGAATTAATGAAGAAGGCAGGCGGCTGGCCCAGGTCAGGTCCACATTAACCAATACTGGTGGAACCCAAACCCGAATTTTAATTCATCCTCTCCACGTAGTTATGTTTGCCGGAAAATCAATTTCAATGCAcagtttttcttcttcaagttCATGGCTTTTGAGGCCAATCAACTGTTCTTCACTTCCCCTGCTGGACTGGACACTTCCACGGTGGTTGggttaatatatttgttagtttataGAATATTACCATCTGTAAACTTTATAAAACCAGTTTCAGATTTTGACTGAATGACACTTCTGGGACGCAATCTAAATATGAATATGTAACGAAACAATCAAGAAGAGAAAACGGATAGTGAACATTGAACACCGAGatagatttttatttctcaataCCAGAGATTCAAACGCTCTCAATGTATTACAGCTGAAAAAGTAACGTGCAACACTGTATATCTATACAATCTAAGCTGGTATAGCTTCATCTACGGCCTCAGCAATGCAGAAGATTGTAAGCAGCATACTCTTTTTTACGACCATTCCGATGGTTTCTTGACCTCCCGTAGCTGAACTGAGTTCTCAAAGCAATGACGGAAACCAAAATGCGGGAATCTTTCATACCAAGTTTCTTCCTGAACATGCGTGTCCCAATGCTCACCGCTGCTGCTTTTACCGTACTTGTGCACCCATCCGGTGCCGTTATGGCCCTCACCCCATGTTCGGTTCCAACGATCCCCATGTTTACCTTCCCACCAGGTCTCCCCTTGCTTTACCCCATGGCCGTTGGGATCAAAATGCTCGTCCCATTTATCTCCCCATTTTGCCCAGCCATCTCCTTCAAAGCGCTCGGCCCATTTGTCGGTGTATTTTGTGCTGCCCCCTTGCCCATCGTACTTCTCACCCCATCTGTCAAGAGCAATCATAGTGAATGAGTTACAAAACAGATACAACAGGTTGATGTGTTACACAGCAGTTGTCAAGCAAATTATAGTGTGCAATGTGCAAAGTATTAACTGTTCATTTTCAGGTTGGACAGTAAGGCTAGGAGAGACGGAGAGAGTTCAAATcaattgtgtgtgtgtgtgtgtggctTTCTCTGTAAAGAGACGGAAAGAGTTCGATGTATTATATGCTAATGTGACCATAATGAGATATACGCTTTTTGGTACCTCTCGTGCCAAACATGAGCATGGCCGTCCTCCACAGGAGAGTTTGGATCGATGCTGCACCACTTGTGAGCCCACTTCTCAGCTTGTCCAGAAGCATCATAATGCTCCCACCATTTCTCGTGCCACTCATCCCCTTGAATGTTCTTTCCCCACTTATCTGCTGTTTTCTCGAAATGCACAAGTCCCTCATTCTGCAGATCGTGAAAGATTTACACAAAGAGGTAGCTCATGGAAATTCATTGTACACACATAAGTTgttacaaataaatgaatcagTTTCAAGACTGAAACAATGTCCAACCTGCATCATCGATTCTCTCCAGAATTCACGCCAAACATTTCCTACAGCATCTCGTCCAGATTTCTCAGAACCAAGCTCCTTATAACCAAATTCATCCGCAGCTTCCCAATATTTGTTTTCCCACTCAATAGTTTTATCAGCACTAACACCCCTCGTCACTATCCATTTACAGAGGACCCCATCAGGTCTTCGTTCTACCCCTATCTCCTTCCACCACCTTGATCCATCAGGATTTACACCTTGAGATGATGCTTCATCCCCTTTACTCAGCGCATCTGCTGCTTCAGCTGCATGTTCTGAAAATTGAAGGTCGATTTCGTGTTCCTCCTTCTCAACTTCCACAACTGACTGGAAAGGGGGAAGTGAATTTTGAAGCATTGATGACTCAAATGGGATCGTCAAAGAATCTTGACCTCGTTCCAGTTCGAGTACAGGGATGCTCCGTGTTGGTGGGGGAGAAGCTGGCTTTATTTCAATCTCAGCaaaaatatcatcatcatcgctCGGGGGAGGTGTCCAGGCCCAGAAACTTGGACCTGGTGTTCCAGTACCAGAGTTACCTGATTGAGGCAGGAATAAGCTGTGACTCCGCATCCCTGGTCAAGTTGAAATATAACAATCAAGTCTAatacaaatgaaaataataagtaaCTAAGAGAATACTGTAATTTAGGAGTGTTAAACTGAGAAGCCCTATGAGACGACAGGCATGAAGTAAATTAAGAACATATTAGCACAAATGAAAACTGAATCTACTGATAAAAACTTCATAATCTCCATGCATGTCAAGAGtcaattttaaactatttgcACCCAGCACCGTACACATGTTGCAGTCCATGCTAAACACGCTTCTTTAATATTGTTCGCAAAAGGTACCACGAACTCAGAAATTATAGCCAAACTGATTTCCCAAGACAATCACTGGTTTTAGAAGATTAGACTGATAATACCAAGAACAGCCAAACGTACAATATCTTAACAAATTAGCACTGtcttaaaaatttgtttaCTTTCCACAgcttaaatttgaattagcacattcttaaaattttgaatcagGATCTTCAGCATAACCAGGTTATATGAAGCTTGGACAAACAGAGAGAAGAAGATTATGGGGGCTGCTACGTCACTCTTAGTCATTTTCCAAGAAGGTAGTCTAAGAGGATAACCACCACTCTAATGGTCTTGAGATAAAGTTCTAGACCTCAATGGCGCGTAGTAGTGAAGAATTTTAGCAGAGACAGATCTCAAGAAACAGTACTTCGTGgagtgagaaaaaaaaagatgaccAATCCCATTCATCATGATTGAAATCTTCAAGACTGAAGACAATGTAGTAAGAGCAATAACCGATAATTCAGATTTAACAACAATGTCAGGATCCAAAGAAATAGAGAGTTCATACGATAAAGTTTTTCATCTCTACATGTGCTCAGAATGAATTCTGTAATCTGACTCGCTCAATGTAAACATAGCTGAATAACATTAAAGACGCATCTTGGAAAGTTGAATTCATCTAGACCTGAATACTGGAAAGCATCTGAAGTAAATACCAAAACTAGCATCTTAAAATTCTCAAACAGATATCATGAATCTTCCACCTGCAAACAAATGACAGCCCCCAAAACGGCCCCTAATTctaacaacaaaacaaaaccacCACATTTCAAATTGTTTCATCACAGATTTAGTTTCAATAAACAAACAGAATACTTCTCAAGACatcgaaaaagaaaagtttaaaatagTTTCACCATGCCAATAAAAGCAGACCAAGAACATATTTCAATTACCTCCCTCTGGATCCTCCATCTTCTCAACTCTCACCTCACTGGAAGCCTCCTCGTGAAGCAACGCTCTCGCTGCCGCTATAGCTGCGGCGGCTCGATCAATCACCTGCATTCTCTGCACCCTGTCTCTTTCCTCCGGAGAAACCTCCAGAAGTTTCTGGAACTCACTGTTTCTCCTCTCAAATTCTTCATCACTCTCTTCTTTCCCCTCATTATCTCGAGCAGAGTTTTCCACCATTTTTTCGAACTCAGCGGACTTCCTCTCGCTCTCCACCGCCTTTCTCCACATGTCCAAGTACGAGTCTCCTTCCCAACCGGTAGCCTTGATTCTTGAAATGCTTATAGTACTGTTACAATTCCTCAGAAGCTGCTTGGACCCGCAAGgcgtgaaaaagaaaaacaagtgCGGAATCTTGCGGTGATGCAGCGGCAGGTCGGCGGCGCGTGGCTTGGAGCGAGTGTAAGTTGGGTTGAAATGAGTAGCCATTGGAGAGAGAGATGGGGCGGCAGGGGTTACGGTGGATTTGAACAGATGAAGCTTGATCTGAACTTGGAGTGGCATCCGGGTTTCGGGAAATGGAAAAGATTTCCGTGGGATTGAAGGAA comes from Sesamum indicum cultivar Zhongzhi No. 13 linkage group LG10, S_indicum_v1.0, whole genome shotgun sequence and encodes:
- the LOC105171605 gene encoding uncharacterized protein LOC105171605, whose translation is MPLQVQIKLHLFKSTVTPAAPSLSPMATHFNPTYTRSKPRAADLPLHHRKIPHLFFFFTPCGSKQLLRNCNSTISISRIKATGWEGDSYLDMWRKAVESERKSAEFEKMVENSARDNEGKEESDEEFERRNSEFQKLLEVSPEERDRVQRMQVIDRAAAAIAAARALLHEEASSEVRVEKMEDPEGGMRSHSLFLPQSGNSGTGTPGPSFWAWTPPPSDDDDIFAEIEIKPASPPPTRSIPVLELERGQDSLTIPFESSMLQNSLPPFQSVVEVEKEEHEIDLQFSEHAAEAADALSKGDEASSQGVNPDGSRWWKEIGVERRPDGVLCKWIVTRGVSADKTIEWENKYWEAADEFGYKELGSEKSGRDAVGNVWREFWRESMMQNEGLVHFEKTADKWGKNIQGDEWHEKWWEHYDASGQAEKWAHKWCSIDPNSPVEDGHAHVWHERWGEKYDGQGGSTKYTDKWAERFEGDGWAKWGDKWDEHFDPNGHGVKQGETWWEGKHGDRWNRTWGEGHNGTGWVHKYGKSSSGEHWDTHVQEETWYERFPHFGFRHCFENSVQLREVKKPSEWS